A portion of the Luxibacter massiliensis genome contains these proteins:
- the gmk gene encoding guanylate kinase has translation MDRRGILIVVSGFSGSGKGTLMKELLSRYAEKYALSISATTRQPREGESDGREYFFKSKEDFEKMIAKEELIEYARYVENYYGTPRGYVEEQLDSGRDVILEIEIQGALKVKERFPDTLLMFVTPPNVQELKSRLVGRGTETMEVIESRMRRAAEEAQGMDQYDYLIVNDDLDTCVEEMHTIIQGEHHRSTRNAEFMREIKEDLKRSLKGEI, from the coding sequence ATGGATAGAAGAGGAATTTTGATAGTTGTGTCTGGATTTTCAGGCTCTGGGAAGGGAACACTTATGAAGGAGCTTCTCAGCCGGTATGCGGAGAAGTATGCTTTATCAATCTCTGCCACCACAAGGCAGCCCAGGGAGGGGGAGAGTGACGGAAGAGAATATTTCTTTAAATCAAAAGAAGATTTTGAAAAAATGATTGCGAAAGAAGAGCTGATAGAGTATGCTAGGTATGTGGAAAATTACTACGGGACACCCCGTGGGTATGTAGAAGAGCAGCTGGATTCTGGAAGGGATGTGATCCTGGAGATTGAGATCCAGGGCGCCCTGAAAGTCAAGGAGAGGTTCCCGGATACGCTGCTTATGTTTGTCACGCCCCCCAATGTACAGGAGCTTAAGAGCAGGCTGGTGGGGAGAGGGACAGAGACCATGGAGGTCATTGAATCCAGGATGCGCCGCGCGGCGGAAGAGGCCCAGGGGATGGACCAGTATGATTACCTGATTGTAAATGATGACCTGGATACCTGTGTGGAGGAAATGCACACCATCATCCAGGGAGAGCACCACAGAAGCACACGGAACGCAGAATTTATGAGAGAGATAAAAGAAGATCTGAAAAGAAGTTTGAAAGGAGAAATATAA
- a CDS encoding Rqc2 family fibronectin-binding protein produces the protein MAFDGITVACLAHELKGQLLNSRIAKIAQPEADELLLTLKSPAGQKKLCISASASLPLMYLTESGKPSPMTAPNFCMLLRKHISNGRIVDISQPGLERIIHFTVEHLDELGDLCRKDLIVEIMGKHSNIIFCTEDGTIIDSIKHVSAQMSSVREVLPGRKYFIPDTMGKSNPLAVNEEDFIRILSEKPMPLSKALYTSFTGISPVVSEEICHLAGVDSSVTPREFSEDILKHVFNQFTIFFSALKDTLFFPSIYYEGKEPKEFSALPLTYLGDCTCCKYASISEVLETYYASKNTITRIRQKSAGLRHIVQTALERSRKKYDLQLKQLKDTQNRDKYKVYGELINVYGYHLEEGAKNLQALNYYTDKMVSIPLDAAKSPQENARRYFDKYNKQKRTFDALSKFICETRDDIAYLESISTALDIALTEDDLAQIKEEMIHAGYMRRKYTKKKSTVKNKPLHYISSDGFHIYVGKNNLQNDDLTFHFAVGDDWWFHAKETPGSHVIVKTNGEELPDSTFEEAGRLAAYYSKARGSEKVEIDYVEKKHVKKPKGAKPGFVVYYTNYSLIIDSDISKIQEAP, from the coding sequence ATGGCTTTTGATGGAATAACCGTGGCCTGCCTGGCCCATGAATTAAAAGGACAATTGTTAAACTCAAGAATAGCTAAGATTGCACAGCCTGAGGCAGACGAGCTGCTGCTGACGCTCAAATCCCCTGCCGGCCAAAAGAAACTCTGTATCTCGGCAAGCGCCTCACTGCCGCTTATGTATTTAACAGAATCTGGCAAGCCAAGTCCCATGACGGCGCCGAATTTTTGTATGCTGCTGAGGAAACATATCAGCAATGGCCGGATTGTAGATATTTCTCAGCCAGGATTGGAGCGTATCATCCATTTTACAGTGGAACATCTGGATGAACTGGGGGACCTATGCAGAAAAGATCTGATTGTGGAGATTATGGGTAAGCACAGCAATATTATTTTCTGTACAGAGGATGGAACTATCATCGACAGTATCAAACATGTCTCTGCGCAGATGAGCTCTGTCCGTGAAGTCCTGCCCGGGCGAAAATATTTTATACCTGATACGATGGGGAAATCCAATCCTCTTGCTGTAAATGAAGAGGATTTTATCCGCATACTGTCCGAAAAACCTATGCCCCTTTCCAAGGCTCTCTATACATCCTTTACAGGCATCAGTCCCGTAGTTTCTGAAGAAATATGCCATCTTGCAGGAGTAGATTCTTCCGTCACCCCCCGGGAGTTTTCTGAGGATATCCTAAAGCACGTATTCAACCAGTTTACTATCTTTTTCTCCGCCCTGAAGGATACCCTCTTTTTTCCTTCTATTTATTATGAAGGTAAAGAGCCAAAGGAATTTTCTGCCCTGCCCCTGACCTATTTGGGGGACTGCACCTGCTGTAAATACGCCTCCATATCTGAGGTGCTTGAGACTTATTATGCCTCTAAAAATACAATCACCCGCATCCGGCAGAAATCTGCCGGCCTTCGCCATATCGTGCAGACAGCCCTGGAGCGCAGCCGCAAGAAATACGACCTACAGCTCAAGCAGCTTAAGGACACCCAGAACCGGGATAAATATAAGGTCTACGGAGAACTTATCAATGTCTATGGCTATCATTTAGAGGAAGGTGCGAAGAATCTGCAGGCACTCAATTATTATACGGACAAAATGGTTTCCATCCCTCTGGATGCCGCCAAATCTCCTCAGGAAAATGCGCGGCGTTACTTTGATAAATATAACAAACAAAAGCGCACTTTTGACGCCCTGTCAAAATTCATATGTGAAACCCGGGATGACATTGCCTATCTGGAATCTATCAGTACTGCCCTGGACATTGCCCTGACCGAGGACGATTTGGCCCAGATAAAAGAAGAAATGATACACGCCGGCTATATGCGCAGAAAATACACAAAGAAAAAAAGTACAGTTAAAAACAAGCCGCTGCACTATATTTCCAGCGATGGCTTCCATATATATGTGGGAAAAAATAATCTCCAGAATGATGATCTGACTTTCCATTTTGCCGTTGGGGACGACTGGTGGTTCCACGCCAAAGAAACCCCCGGCTCCCATGTAATTGTCAAAACCAACGGGGAAGAACTTCCCGACAGTACTTTTGAGGAAGCCGGCCGGCTTGCCGCCTACTATTCCAAGGCCCGGGGCAGTGAGAAAGTAGAAATAGATTACGTGGAGAAAAAGCATGTGAAAAAACCAAAGGGGGCAAAACCTGGGTTCGTCGTCTATTATACGAATTATTCCCTTATCATCGACAGTGATATTTCGAAGATACAGGAAGCGCCTTAA
- a CDS encoding DUF6612 family protein, with translation MDKKRKSAICALAGFLAGTIFITGCSGKLTPEKLMADITENLAEVQSVSNTLDMDIELEDVLETTSIAMDMELENTTDPRAGHAKGTAAVEMGETKVSSDIEIYQVTEGEESVTYSKMYDQWSRESAGSSDTGAFDGNLFQESGDSVGAFRIAEETVEVNERECYEMYGDITGAELMQFLGADMMGAFGLVEIPDAGIMEDMQIPVIIDVYKEEVLPARVIVDMTDVMNGLYDDYGKSTNVNDFTIELGYAGFDQAGEIVVPEEVRQACGEQAGPLDTTS, from the coding sequence ATGGATAAAAAACGAAAATCAGCAATATGTGCCCTGGCAGGATTTCTGGCAGGGACTATTTTCATAACTGGATGCAGCGGCAAGCTGACGCCTGAAAAGCTAATGGCGGATATTACAGAAAACCTGGCTGAAGTACAGTCAGTGTCAAATACTCTGGACATGGATATAGAATTGGAGGATGTACTTGAGACAACCAGCATCGCTATGGATATGGAGCTGGAAAATACAACCGATCCGAGGGCAGGGCACGCAAAAGGAACAGCGGCCGTGGAAATGGGAGAGACGAAAGTAAGCAGCGATATAGAGATCTATCAGGTGACTGAAGGGGAGGAGTCTGTCACATACAGCAAGATGTATGATCAGTGGAGCCGGGAAAGCGCTGGAAGCTCTGACACAGGCGCCTTTGACGGGAACCTTTTTCAGGAGTCTGGCGATTCCGTAGGGGCTTTTAGGATTGCGGAGGAAACAGTAGAGGTCAATGAAAGAGAATGCTATGAGATGTACGGTGATATAACAGGGGCGGAGTTGATGCAGTTTTTAGGTGCGGATATGATGGGAGCTTTTGGGCTTGTAGAGATTCCCGATGCTGGCATCATGGAAGACATGCAGATCCCTGTTATCATTGATGTCTATAAGGAGGAGGTACTTCCTGCCAGGGTGATTGTGGATATGACAGATGTGATGAACGGCCTGTACGATGATTACGGCAAGAGCACCAATGTCAATGACTTTACAATCGAGTTAGGGTATGCTGGCTTTGACCAGGCAGGAGAAATTGTGGTACCCGAGGAAGTGCGGCAGGCCTGCGGGGAGCAGGCAGGCCCTCTGGATACCACAAGTTAA
- a CDS encoding ATP-binding protein: MRTNELMLYKNMEYGQILQDMTFLMENYSNEYYNKDDLRGLLFECVNMLLELSVSHGFEGNLWHTYLTFLLANDENAYSTSCEIVGEVKGSINEVALHDFSVLKELFDYHFEELEEKLDAGCLSLLFDYKNVNERSKVFNKRIRDRICSLSRALSKTLDAAEFKDILTQFYSEFGVGKLGLHKAFRVEHKEGAGVEIVPITNITHVHLDDLVGYEIAKKKLLDNTEAFVEGRKANNCLLFGDAGTGKSSSVKAILNQYYDKGLRMIEVYKHQFQDLNDVIAQIKNRNYKFIIYMDDLSFEEFEIEYKYLKAVIEGGLEKKPDNILIYATSNRRHLVRETFKDKADRDEELHTNDTVQEKLSLVARFGVTIYFGSPDKKQFQEIVKELAKQNQIDMPEEDLLLAANKWELSHGGLSGRTAQQFIDYLLGQKSKAGKYDG; the protein is encoded by the coding sequence ATGCGTACAAATGAATTAATGCTTTATAAAAATATGGAATATGGGCAGATCCTCCAGGACATGACATTTCTGATGGAGAACTACAGCAATGAATATTATAACAAGGATGATTTAAGGGGACTGCTGTTTGAGTGTGTAAATATGCTTCTGGAACTATCTGTAAGCCATGGCTTTGAGGGGAACCTGTGGCACACTTACCTGACCTTTCTGCTGGCCAATGATGAAAATGCATACAGTACTTCCTGCGAGATTGTGGGGGAAGTAAAGGGCAGCATCAATGAGGTGGCGCTGCATGACTTTTCTGTATTAAAAGAGCTGTTTGATTATCATTTTGAGGAGCTGGAGGAAAAGCTGGATGCCGGCTGCCTTTCACTATTGTTTGATTATAAAAATGTAAATGAGAGGAGCAAAGTATTCAACAAGAGGATCCGGGACAGAATCTGCAGTTTAAGCCGCGCCCTGTCAAAGACTTTGGATGCCGCAGAATTTAAAGATATTCTTACACAGTTTTACAGTGAATTTGGAGTGGGGAAACTGGGCCTTCACAAAGCTTTCAGAGTGGAACATAAGGAAGGGGCAGGCGTGGAGATTGTCCCCATTACTAATATTACCCATGTCCATCTGGATGACCTTGTAGGCTATGAAATAGCAAAGAAGAAGCTCCTTGATAATACAGAAGCATTTGTGGAGGGGAGAAAGGCCAATAACTGTCTCCTGTTCGGGGACGCGGGAACAGGAAAGTCCTCGTCAGTAAAAGCTATTCTAAACCAGTATTATGATAAAGGCCTGAGAATGATAGAAGTTTACAAACACCAGTTTCAGGATTTGAATGATGTGATTGCCCAGATTAAAAACAGAAATTATAAATTTATTATCTATATGGATGATCTCTCCTTTGAAGAATTTGAGATAGAGTACAAGTATTTAAAAGCGGTTATTGAGGGAGGGCTGGAAAAGAAACCTGACAATATATTAATCTACGCTACCTCCAACCGGCGCCATCTGGTCCGGGAGACATTTAAGGATAAGGCCGACCGGGATGAGGAGCTGCATACAAACGATACAGTACAGGAGAAGCTTTCACTGGTGGCCAGGTTCGGCGTGACAATTTATTTCGGGTCGCCTGATAAAAAGCAGTTCCAGGAGATTGTAAAAGAGCTGGCAAAGCAGAATCAGATTGATATGCCTGAGGAGGACCTGCTGCTTGCGGCAAATAAGTGGGAATTAAGCCACGGGGGACTCTCCGGGCGTACGGCACAGCAGTTTATTGACTATCTGCTGGGACAAAAATCAAAAGCAGGTAAATACGATGGATAA
- a CDS encoding YicC/YloC family endoribonuclease: MIKSMTGFGRCEVLRESRKFTVELKGVNHRYLDTNIRMPKKLNFFETAIRTLLKQYANRGKIDIFITYEDMAESQASLKYNEGLAAEYMKYFKKMEEAFGIENDIRVSALSRCPEVLTMEEQRGDDEELWAGLKEALDGAFAQFVETRTAEGENLERDILEKLKGMEELVAYIEERSPDIISEYRARLEEKVKELLADTQLEEGRIAAEVVVFADKICTDEEVVRLKSHIGHMRETLKEKEGIGRKLDFIAQEMNREANTILSKANDMEVSNCAIGLKTEIEKVREQIQNIE; encoded by the coding sequence ATGATTAAGAGCATGACAGGTTTCGGAAGGTGCGAGGTACTGAGGGAATCCAGGAAGTTTACGGTGGAGTTAAAGGGTGTAAACCATAGGTACCTGGATACGAATATACGGATGCCAAAGAAACTGAACTTTTTTGAGACCGCAATCCGCACCCTTCTGAAGCAGTATGCCAACAGGGGCAAAATTGATATTTTTATAACCTATGAGGATATGGCGGAGAGCCAGGCCTCACTCAAATATAATGAGGGCCTGGCTGCAGAATATATGAAATATTTTAAGAAGATGGAGGAGGCATTTGGCATTGAAAATGATATTCGGGTGTCTGCCCTGTCACGCTGCCCGGAAGTCCTCACTATGGAGGAGCAGAGGGGCGATGATGAAGAGCTTTGGGCAGGGTTAAAAGAGGCGCTGGATGGGGCTTTTGCACAATTTGTGGAAACCAGGACGGCAGAAGGGGAGAACTTGGAGCGGGACATACTGGAGAAATTAAAAGGCATGGAGGAGCTGGTGGCTTACATTGAGGAGCGTTCCCCGGACATTATATCGGAGTACAGGGCCAGGCTGGAAGAGAAAGTGAAGGAACTCCTCGCAGATACCCAGTTAGAGGAAGGCCGGATAGCGGCTGAGGTTGTTGTCTTTGCGGACAAGATATGCACAGATGAAGAAGTGGTGAGGCTGAAAAGCCATATAGGGCACATGCGCGAGACCCTGAAAGAAAAAGAGGGAATCGGCCGGAAGCTGGACTTTATAGCCCAGGAGATGAACAGGGAGGCCAATACAATTCTCTCTAAAGCTAATGACATGGAAGTATCCAACTGTGCCATAGGGTTAAAGACGGAGATCGAGAAGGTAAGGGAACAGATACAGAATATAGAATAA